A region of Geobacillus sp. 46C-IIa DNA encodes the following proteins:
- a CDS encoding glycosyltransferase, with amino-acid sequence MRICFLASASSIHTVRWVNAMVERGHDVHLITMHKPHPHKDKIDGRVSVYMLPFSSPIGYYLNVFRVRKLLKQIKPDILNTHYASGYGTLSRLVKFEPTLLSVWGSDVFDFPYQSKMNKKILRKNLNAATQIASTSLVMKKQIEKFVSPRLPIEITPFGVDMNLFKPSQIKNEQSEQITIGIVKSLEECYGVEYLIRATAVLIKKLERNQLDKEAKKVRLLIVGEGSLRDHLQNIARELGISDITIFIGAVPNTQVPYYLNKMDIFCLPSLQESFGVAAVEASACELPLVVSNVGGLPEVVKDGETGFIAESKNIEKLADRLYDLVVNPELRSKMGKNGRRFVSLFYNWEDNVTKMESVYNNLVNRKGNNGLS; translated from the coding sequence ATGAGGATTTGCTTTCTTGCAAGTGCTTCCTCTATCCATACAGTTAGATGGGTTAATGCTATGGTGGAAAGAGGGCATGATGTCCATCTAATTACAATGCATAAACCACATCCACATAAAGACAAAATTGATGGTAGAGTGAGTGTTTACATGTTACCATTTAGTTCACCTATCGGTTACTATCTCAATGTATTTAGAGTGAGAAAGTTATTAAAGCAAATTAAGCCAGACATTTTAAATACGCACTATGCAAGTGGATATGGTACTCTTTCGAGGTTAGTAAAATTTGAACCCACACTGTTATCTGTATGGGGGAGTGATGTTTTTGATTTCCCTTATCAAAGTAAAATGAATAAAAAAATATTAAGAAAAAATTTAAATGCTGCAACTCAAATAGCCTCAACGAGCCTTGTCATGAAGAAACAGATAGAAAAGTTCGTCTCTCCTCGTCTCCCGATCGAAATCACTCCCTTTGGAGTTGATATGAATTTGTTTAAACCCAGCCAAATTAAAAATGAACAATCTGAGCAAATTACTATTGGCATTGTCAAAAGTTTAGAGGAATGTTATGGTGTTGAGTATTTGATAAGGGCAACTGCCGTATTGATTAAAAAATTAGAGAGAAACCAGTTAGATAAAGAGGCAAAAAAAGTTAGACTATTAATTGTTGGGGAGGGGAGTCTACGGGATCACTTGCAGAATATAGCAAGGGAACTGGGGATATCAGATATTACAATTTTTATTGGAGCAGTTCCTAATACACAAGTGCCTTACTACCTAAATAAAATGGATATTTTTTGTTTGCCAAGTTTACAGGAAAGTTTTGGCGTAGCTGCTGTCGAAGCGTCGGCTTGTGAGTTGCCCCTTGTTGTTTCTAATGTCGGGGGACTTCCTGAAGTTGTAAAAGATGGCGAAACAGGGTTTATTGCTGAATCTAAAAATATAGAAAAGTTAGCGGATCGATTATATGATTTAGTGGTAAATCCTGAGCTCCGATCGAAAATGGGGAAAAATGGGCGGCGTTTCGTTAGTTTATTTTATAACTGGGAAGATAATGTGACTAAAATGGAAAGTGTTTATAATAATCTCGTTAATAGAAAGGGTAATAATGGATTATCTTAA
- a CDS encoding ISL3 family transposase, which yields MYSQFIKELIDLPDVLIQKVRKEGERWIFELSLPEQCPLCPVCLKRTIKMTDKKKQWMHGYAQRIGIFWIELPVERRRCGTCDMTFSTSYPRISPRSVATDAFQQWVAQSCIGTSIQAVARMLKLPYTTVERWFYTHAPSFLSNDIQPKAVCVDEFAFRKGHDYGVAIMDAETGEVYAIEAGKNEEAIGRALAHVSGSVQYVVSDLAPAMKKAIQGVCPEATHVVDYFHVIQLFTDALERCRKYLDKGGKKHGHVRYVCRLLSQCPQKLTEEERQTVRRWCKESDDLKSVYQSLQHFRYVSNSKDEQQAKRRLAAWIHRYVCCPCSAVRAIAKSLVKRTDEVISCILSPYSNGKMEGTNNKIKLIKRRGYGYRNIQRFAWRVRLETANIL from the coding sequence ATGTACTCTCAGTTTATCAAAGAACTCATCGATTTACCAGATGTTTTGATTCAAAAGGTGCGAAAAGAAGGAGAACGTTGGATTTTCGAACTTTCTCTGCCCGAGCAATGTCCGTTATGTCCTGTCTGTTTGAAGCGCACGATCAAAATGACAGACAAAAAGAAACAATGGATGCATGGCTATGCTCAACGAATCGGGATTTTTTGGATTGAACTTCCTGTCGAGCGCAGACGCTGTGGTACCTGTGACATGACATTCAGCACGTCTTATCCAAGAATCTCTCCTCGAAGTGTGGCAACGGATGCTTTTCAACAATGGGTAGCGCAATCTTGCATCGGAACATCCATTCAGGCGGTGGCTCGTATGCTCAAGCTTCCTTACACGACCGTTGAACGCTGGTTTTATACCCATGCCCCTTCCTTCTTATCGAATGATATCCAACCAAAGGCGGTTTGTGTCGATGAGTTTGCTTTTCGAAAAGGGCATGACTACGGAGTGGCGATCATGGATGCCGAAACGGGAGAAGTGTATGCCATCGAAGCAGGAAAGAACGAGGAAGCCATTGGACGCGCATTGGCTCATGTGTCTGGTTCTGTTCAGTATGTCGTGAGTGATTTGGCTCCAGCGATGAAAAAAGCGATTCAAGGGGTTTGCCCAGAAGCAACACATGTGGTTGATTATTTCCATGTCATTCAACTGTTTACAGATGCTTTAGAACGTTGTCGCAAATATTTGGACAAAGGAGGCAAGAAACACGGACATGTTCGCTACGTTTGTCGTTTATTGAGCCAATGTCCACAGAAATTGACGGAGGAAGAACGTCAAACCGTACGGAGATGGTGTAAGGAAAGCGATGACTTAAAGTCTGTCTACCAATCGCTCCAACATTTTCGCTATGTGTCCAACAGCAAAGACGAGCAACAGGCGAAACGACGTTTGGCGGCTTGGATTCACCGATATGTATGCTGCCCTTGTTCGGCTGTACGCGCCATCGCAAAATCGCTTGTCAAACGAACAGATGAAGTCATATCGTGCATATTGTCACCTTATTCAAATGGAAAAATGGAGGGAACGAATAACAAGATCAAACTAATCAAACGTCGGGGATACGGATACCGAAATATCCAGCGTTTTGCATGGCGGGTTCGTCTAGAAACAGCTAACATACTTTAA